From one Bos javanicus breed banteng chromosome 15, ARS-OSU_banteng_1.0, whole genome shotgun sequence genomic stretch:
- the EXPH5 gene encoding exophilin-5 isoform X2, whose protein sequence is MREGSTVPPWDGSLLEDEFFQVLDDLDSKLAQEQSPSSVNTRTPLNIGSRTQFSRFYSSGSKYNNITGRHKNCYNETSNMSIYDVLRPGTPREGFQTFSPRTRTIYNMYRTREPRVLKEDYVQKNTFGSTSLCFDSRQRLASSATGYFKARSLYFPATTQNKTGFISPSHQQSPKRTPLSSIIWNRSDSSRERQNWEEFLEAPSPMEIDPADQYMYPRCFQANRRCEFYHSQSVYQSFGLNAPVDNAMSPDPLENSENMPFYHEDNLFTRSFFSNTFGRSRGQRFEQNPFWGQQKEHSDFHQSRKPFTSSDRDFEMISAEVNSALAVHGHSVPSQHWGSFSSSYRTNISRNQQIPDSWQFDSQTSALESMEVSQGNGNQSTHFSPENVCSMTDASYHMKSGGLECSPMEVHVNKEPYSFGVAQTRASPFKSTFLHIPDDRGNPQSPNFQIPTVTLQKIKPASLPNRNYTEVTVTNNVSVDSPPLTESQANILVTGVNNEKDLKASVLEKDKKINKIDQTNMAGEIPQLVSQTVISNPLPDVQNSLSQDSDKNNRFVFNASTTISSKMLPGVISRRDTSKIHKANELKNGKNYTGNRKLDSTTSLPFIQESRTTSLFLSPRQVCHQELTVSNEDSSSIIKKNHGSSEHTDNQYSQSPEKPACLDTRGEQSITTCSSSCSKSDADHNLPRNSLDLSSGALPDSSPSNDSCLDAPVIPSTTVFWKCPSNKDPSLGEREDIDYKNQNSQFSLSYLENQKSNDNHTPVRNEEVNVVKCQSHPLFKGRKGKGKIRERISYIEKLSKTESRSVPTTDNSSLTEGTQSNSNSPELHTIYCTLPRKSAVFLIDNREPESTIMPSLFRNEPVALQIKNDVEDPVGKNTSKKFSPSSCESESKCSKVVSDSVSVALEATEGMTNMTNVGSTSVRKGPLPVLIKRAVSCPSEVLYASTGRDERDKCLVSNTDASPVTLRPWERLINPLGSDSSVCECSLSKKHHQEEYLQEYTEKNDKISASKTGIFSHPNEYPLPFSSDMSGQESGKTLHKFKTTSMFSVSGDEDNVKCLEVVSIYYTLPRKHSKKFCDLLQKYTQNIDSLTESIKAGTKTSPNALEKDQLNCPAQDQSGTPLSKDTSAQETSHPSHITENMTVLQLPSVESSESALQEMASIETDVSLHKREPKTGEISPYNLATTPPSNSQSRKKKEKKLQSETVFTSPMLQEKKVTREKSENCPQSIKSDDSGFSNLPAHSEENVENSHIIRSSGEHTGSDTAITTTGSLQKDISGVVTEESSNGLQPREVRGEIRTDFPKDSEKTLSDSESQVFALTPALSKLQLDEETCSSEPDLDSSQSEPRELPERRQEVNMTESKAKDEMQKLAWNQGSLPEGGNKSKKGLADLEKGKSRSSVKHRLAAMSKGSRKFPAKDLYPRRHVATIFPQSRNSSGFSSLSLDTTECNSPSLEPTLKSTETTDECRLSNDGINVETSENPLQLTAVSNREASTPLSNQKSNNISQLHQNEFKNISESQPKCENSEDVTVAQILERESGALAQSTLISPREADVPDHQRRSKPPFQLEPVEKSTVCIPLTSCQQGQSSASSLECERQLHPYRSESLKSVNVHGDILRISHPPKVRERHFSESTSIDDVLSRLTLRNEFCNNSGYSRRFKSFSELPSCGENESWALNNSRTKMGPRSATSISRPIDYGIFGKEQQLAFLENVKRSLTQGRLWKPSFLKNPGFLKDDVINPANPTESLTSNSPSNQRPEDGLSLSAPLNIYEEDPVDSDCDTDTTTDDEYYLDENDKESEL, encoded by the exons ATGAGGGAGGGAAGTACTGTCCCTCCGTGGGATGGTTCACTGCTAGAGGATGAGTTCTTCCAAG TTTTAGATGATTTGGATAGCAAACTGGCTCAGGAACAATCTCCAAGCTCAGTGAATACCAGAACACCTCTCAACATTGGATCAAGAACACAGTTCAGTCGTTTTTACTCCAGTGGGAGCAAATACAATAATATTACAGGAAGGCACAAAAATTGCTATAATGAAACTTCTAATATGTCTATCTATGATGTCTTAAGACCAGGAACCCCTAGGGAAGGTTTTCAAACCTTTTCTCCTAGAACAAGGACAATCTACAATATGTATAGGACAAGGGAACCCAGAGTCTTAAAAGAAGATTATGTGCAAAAGAATACTTTTGGTAGTACTTCTCTGTGTTTTGACAGCAGGCAACGATTAGCCTCATCAGCTACAGGGTATTTCAAAGCAAGAAGCTTATATTTTCCAGCCACAACTCAGAATAAGACTGGGTTTATATCACCAAGCCACCAACAGAGCCCAAAGAGAACTCCTTTATCATCTATCATATGGAATAGATCAGATTCTTCTAGAGAAAGGCAGAACTGGGAAGAGTTCCTGGAGGCACCGTCACCAATGGAGATTGACCCTGCTGACCAGTATATGTATCCCAGGTGCTTCCAGGCGaataggagatgtgagttttaCCATTCACAGAGTGTTTACCAAAGTTTTGGTTTAAATGCTCCTGTAGATAATGCAATGAGTCCTGACCCACTTGAGAACTCAGAAAATATGCCATTCTACCATGAAGATAACCTATTTACTAGGTCTTTCTTTAGCAATACCTTTGGACGGAGCAGGGGACAGAGATTTGAACAAAATCCTTTCTGGGGCCAACAGAAAGAACACTCTGACTTTCATCAAAGCAGGAAACCATTTACTTCTTCTGACAGAGACTTTGAAATGATCTCCGCTGAAGTAAACAGTGCACTAGCTGTTCATGGCCATAGTGTTCCTTCTCAACACTGGGGGTCATTTTCTTCTAGTTATAGAACAAATATTTCCAGAAACCAACAGATACCAGATTCCTGGCAGTTTGATTCTCAGACATCCGCACTGGAGAGCATGGAAGTGTCACAAGGTAATGGGAACCAGTCTACTCATTTCAGCCCAGAAAATGTTTGTTCCATGACTGATGCAAGCTATCACATGAAATCTGGTGGGTTAGAATGTTCTCCTATGGAAGTACATGTAAACAAAGAACCTTACTCATTTGGAGTTGCTCAAACTCGAGCGTCCCCATTCAAAAGTACCTTCCTGCACATTCCTGATGACAGAGGGAATCCTCAGAGCCCTAACTTTCAGATTCCCACAGTCACTTTGCAGAAGATTAAGCCGGCCTCTCTTCCAAACAGAAACTATACAGAAGTCACTGTGACCAACAATGTCTCAGTTGATTCTCCACCTCTGACTGAAAGCCAAGCCAATATCTTGGTCACAGGAGTAAATAATGAGAAAGACTTGAAGGCATCTGTtttggaaaaagacaaaaaaataaacaagatagaCCAGACAAACATGGCAGGTGAAATACCCCAACTTGTTTCACAGACAGTAATTTCTAACCCTTTACCTGATGTTCAGAATTCCCTTTCCCAGGACTCAGACAAGAAcaacagatttgtttttaatgcatCTACCACAATAAGTTCAAAAATGTTGCCTGGAGTCATTTCCAGGAGAGATACCTCCAAAATTCATAAAGCCAATGAACTAAAAAATGGTAAGAATTATACTGGGAACAGAAAACTTGACTCAACAACTTCCCTTCCTTTCATTCAGGAAAGCAGAACAACATCACTTTTTCTCAGCCCACGTCAAGTTTGTCACCAGGAATTAACAGTAAGTAATGAAGATAGTTCAAGCATTATTAAAAAGAACCACGGGAGTTCTGAACATACTGATAATCAATACTCACAGTCTCCAGAAAAGCCTGCTTGTTTAGATACCAGGGGAGAACAAAGTATCACGACTTGTTCTAGCAGCTGTAGCAAGTCAGATGCTGATCACAACCTGCCTCGTAATTCTTTAGATCTGTCTTCAGGGGCACTACCAGATTCCTCACCATCAAATGATTCTTGCCTTGATGCTCCAGTAATTCCTTCTACCACAGTGTTCTGGAAGTGTCCTTCAAACAAAGACCCATCTctgggagaaagagaagacatTGATTACAAGAACCAAAATAGTCAATTTTCCCTAAGCTACTTAGAAAACCAAAAGAGTAATGATAATCACACACCTGTACGTAATGAAGAGGTTAATGTTGTCAAATGCCAGTCACACCCTCTTTTCAAGGGtcgaaagggaaaaggaaaaataagagaacGCATATCCTACATcgaaaaattaagcaaaacagAGAGTAGATCAGTGCCTACAACTGACAACAGCAGTCTCACTGAGGGAACTCAAAGCAATTCCAATTCTCCTGAGCTTCATACAATTTACTGTACTTTACCAAGAAAATCAGCTGTTTTTCTCATCGATAACAGGGAGCCTGAAAGTACGATAATGCCTTCTTTGTTCAGGAACGAGCCAGTTGCATTACAAATCAAAAATGATGTGGAAGATCCAGTAGGAAAGAACACATCAAAAAAATTCAGTCCTAGTTCTTGTGAATCAGAGAGCAAATGTTCCAAAGTAGTTTCAGACTCAGTCTCAGTAGCACTTGAAGCCACAGAAGGGATGACAAATATGACAAACGTTGGATCTACTTCTGTTAGAAAAGGGCCACTTCCAGTCCTCATCAAGAGGGCTGTGTCATGTCCTTCAGAAGTGCTTTATGCCTCAACTGGAAGAGATGAAAGAGATAAATGCTTGGTATCCAATACAGATGCTTCTCCTGTAACACTGAGGCCTTGGGAGAGACTCATTAACCCTCTGGGAAGTGACTCATCTGTTTGTGAGTGTTCTTTAAGCAAGAAACACCACCAGGAGGAATACTTACAAGAATATACtgaaaagaatgataaaatttCTGCCTCCAAAACAGGCATATTTTCCCATCCAAATGAATACCCTTTACCTTTTTCTTCAGATATGTCAGGACAAGAAAGTGGGAAAACTTTACATAAATTTAAGACTACAagtatgttttctgtttctggtgATGAAGATAATGTGAAATGTCTTGAGGTGGTTTCAATATATTATACCCTACCGAGGAAGCACAGCAAAAAATTCTGTGACCTTCTTCAAAAGTATACACAAAACATCGATTCACTTACAGAATCAATTAAAGCGGGGACTAAAACATCTCCTAATGCTTTAGAAAAAGACCAACTGAATTGTCCTGCGCAAGACCAGTCAGGAACACCTTTGTCTAAAGATACCTCTGCTCAGGAGACCAGCCATCCTTCTCATATCACTGAAAATATGACTGTTTTACAATTACCAAGTGTTGAGTCCTCAGAATCTGCATTACAGGAAATGGCTTCTATTGAAACAGATGTTTCTCTTCATAAACGAGAACCTAAAACTGGAGAAATTTCCCCATACAACTTAGCTACAACACCTCCATCTAATTCacaaagcaggaaaaagaaagagaaaaaattgcaAAGTGAAACTGTGTTTACTTCACCaatgcttcaggaaaaaaaagttacaagAGAGAAATCTGAAAATTGTCCACAATCCATTAAATCAGATGACAGTGGTTTTTCTAACCTCCCAGCCCATTCAGAAGAGAATGTTGAAAACTCCCACATCATAAGAAGTTCTGGGGAGCATACAGGTAGTGATACAGCCATTACAACTACTGGAAGTCTTCAAAAAGATATCTCAGGTGTAGTTACAGAGGAGAGCTCCAATGGATTGCAGCCTAGGGAAGTCAGAGGGGAAATTAGAACAGATTTCCCAAAAGACTCTGAGAAAACACTTTCTGACTCAGAAAGCCAAGTCTTTGCTCTTACTCCAGCCTTGAGTAAACTACAGCTTGATGAGGAGACTTGTTCAAGTGAACCAGATTTAGACAGTTCACAGTCTGAACCCAGGGAGCTACCTGAAAGAAGACAGGAGGTAAATATGACAGAGAGCAAGGCTAAAGATGAAATGCAGAAGTTGGCATGGAATCAAGGTTCACTTCCTGAAGGaggtaataaaagtaaaaaaggcTTGGCTGACCTAGAAAAAGGGAAAAGCAGATCTTCAGTTAAACACAGATTGGCAGCTATGTCCAAAGGCAGCAGAAAATTTCCAGCTAAAGATTTATACCCTAGAAGACATGTAGCTACTATCTTTCCCCAAAGTAGGAACAGTTCTGGCTTTAGCAGTTTGTCCCTTGACACAACAGAGTGCAACTCACCGTCCCTTGAGCCTACTTTAAAGTCCACAGAAACCACAGATGAATGCAGGTTAAGTAATGATGGAATAAATGTGGAGACATCCGAGAACCCTCTCCAGCTTACTGCAGTATCCAATAGAGAAGCTTCTACACCCTTAAGTAATCAGAAGTCCAACAACATTTCACAACTGCATCAAAACGAGTTTAAAAATATCTCAGAATCACAACCAAAGTGTGAGAATTCTGAGGATGTAACAGTAGCTCAGATTTTGGAAAGAGAATCAGGAGCCCTGGCCCAATCCACGTTGATCAGCCCCAGGGAAGCAGACGTCCCTGACCATCAGAGGAGGTCGAAACCCCCTTTTCAACTGGAGCCTGTAGAGAAATCTACGGTTTGCATCCCATTGACCAGTTGTCAGCAAGGACAAAGCAGTGCTTCATCTCTGGAGTGTGAACGTCAGCTACACCCCTATCGTTCAGAGAGCTTAAAAAGTGTCAACGTACATGGTGATATACTACGAATAAGTCATCCTCCAAAAGTCAGAGAGCGCCATTTCTCTGAAAGCACTTCTATTGATGATGTCCTGAGTCGACTGACCCTTAGGAATGAATTCTGTAACAACAGCGGGTACAGTCGAAGATTTAAATCTTTTTCTGAACTTCCCTCCtgtggtgaaaatgaaagttgggCTTTGAACAACAGCAGGACAAAAATGGGTCCTAGGTCTGCAACATCTATATCCAGGCCTATTGACTATGGGATTTTTGGGAAAGAACAACAGCTGGCTTTCTTGGAGAATGTAAAGAGGTCACTCACACAAGGGAGATTATGGAAACCAAGTTTTCTTAAGAACCCTGgcttcctgaaagatgatgtaaTTAACCCTGCTAACCCGACAGAGTCATTGACTTCAAATTCTCCTAGTAACCAGAGGCCAGAGGATGGCTTATCTCTAAGTGCGCCACTTAATATCTATGAAGAGGATCCAGTAGACTCAGACTGTGACACAGACACGACCACGGATGACGAATACTACTTGGATGAAAATGACAAAGAATCAGAACTGTGA
- the EXPH5 gene encoding exophilin-5 isoform X3: MLKQPLTHRLRKGMAENDPVELQTSRSKNIFSQRNPTSIPSRLSFRSSFASLFSFRKSRKETSKLQSLGQTGCDGHTPSVSVRGTALQAKIYSSPPESQPTDSATVPKPASMREGSTVPPWDGSLLEDEFFQVLDDLDSKLAQEQSPSSVNTRTPLNIGSRTQFSRFYSSGSKYNNITGRHKNCYNETSNMSIYDVLRPGTPREGFQTFSPRTRTIYNMYRTREPRVLKEDYVQKNTFGSTSLCFDSRQRLASSATGYFKARSLYFPATTQNKTGFISPSHQQSPKRTPLSSIIWNRSDSSRERQNWEEFLEAPSPMEIDPADQYMYPRCFQANRRCEFYHSQSVYQSFGLNAPVDNAMSPDPLENSENMPFYHEDNLFTRSFFSNTFGRSRGQRFEQNPFWGQQKEHSDFHQSRKPFTSSDRDFEMISAEVNSALAVHGHSVPSQHWGSFSSSYRTNISRNQQIPDSWQFDSQTSALESMEVSQGNGNQSTHFSPENVCSMTDASYHMKSGGLECSPMEVHVNKEPYSFGVAQTRASPFKSTFLHIPDDRGNPQSPNFQIPTVTLQKIKPASLPNRNYTEVTVTNNVSVDSPPLTESQANILVTGVNNEKDLKASVLEKDKKINKIDQTNMAGEIPQLVSQTVISNPLPDVQNSLSQDSDKNNRFVFNASTTISSKMLPGVISRRDTSKIHKANELKNGKNYTGNRKLDSTTSLPFIQESRTTSLFLSPRQVCHQELTVSNEDSSSIIKKNHGSSEHTDNQYSQSPEKPACLDTRGEQSITTCSSSCSKSDADHNLPRNSLDLSSGALPDSSPSNDSCLDAPVIPSTTVFWKCPSNKDPSLGEREDIDYKNQNSQFSLSYLENQKSNDNHTPVRNEEVNVVKCQSHPLFKGRKGKGKIRERISYIEKLSKTESRSVPTTDNSSLTEGTQSNSNSPELHTIYCTLPRKSAVFLIDNREPESTIMPSLFRNEPVALQIKNDVEDPVGKNTSKKFSPSSCESESKCSKVVSDSVSVALEATEGMTNMTNVGSTSVRKGPLPVLIKRAVSCPSEVLYASTGRDERDKCLVSNTDASPVTLRPWERLINPLGSDSSVCECSLSKKHHQEEYLQEYTEKNDKISASKTGIFSHPNEYPLPFSSDMSGQESGKTLHKFKTTSMFSVSGDEDNVKCLEVVSIYYTLPRKHSKKFCDLLQKYTQNIDSLTESIKAGTKTSPNALEKDQLNCPAQDQSGTPLSKDTSAQETSHPSHITENMTVLQLPSVESSESALQEMASIETDVSLHKREPKTGEISPYNLATTPPSNSQSRKKKEKKLQSETVFTSPMLQEKKVTREKSENCPQSIKSDDSGFSNLPAHSEENVENSHIIRSSGEHTGSDTAITTTGSLQKDISGVVTEESSNGLQPREVRGEIRTDFPKDSEKTLSDSESQVFALTPALSKLQLDEETCSSEPDLDSSQSEPRELPERRQEVNMTESKAKDEMQKLAWNQGSLPEGGNKSKKGLADLEKGKSRSSVKHRLAAMSKGSRKFPAKDLYPRRHVATIFPQSRNSSGFSSLSLDTTECNSPSLEPTLKSTETTDECRLSNDGINVETSENPLQLTAVSNREASTPLSNQKSNNISQLHQNEFKNISESQPKCENSEDVTVAQILERESGALAQSTLISPREADVPDHQRRSKPPFQLEPVEKSTVCIPLTSCQQGQSSASSLECERQLHPYRSESLKSVNVHGDILRISHPPKVRERHFSESTSIDDVLSRLTLRNEFCNNSGYSRRFKSFSELPSCGENESWALNNSRTKMGPRSATSISRPIDYGIFGKEQQLAFLENVKRSLTQGRLWKPSFLKNPGFLKDDVINPANPTESLTSNSPSNQRPEDGLSLSAPLNIYEEDPVDSDCDTDTTTDDEYYLDENDKESEL, translated from the exons caggcaaaaatatacagttcaCCTCCGGAAAGCCAACCCACTGACAGTGCAACTGTCCCCAAGCCAGCAAGCATGAGGGAGGGAAGTACTGTCCCTCCGTGGGATGGTTCACTGCTAGAGGATGAGTTCTTCCAAG TTTTAGATGATTTGGATAGCAAACTGGCTCAGGAACAATCTCCAAGCTCAGTGAATACCAGAACACCTCTCAACATTGGATCAAGAACACAGTTCAGTCGTTTTTACTCCAGTGGGAGCAAATACAATAATATTACAGGAAGGCACAAAAATTGCTATAATGAAACTTCTAATATGTCTATCTATGATGTCTTAAGACCAGGAACCCCTAGGGAAGGTTTTCAAACCTTTTCTCCTAGAACAAGGACAATCTACAATATGTATAGGACAAGGGAACCCAGAGTCTTAAAAGAAGATTATGTGCAAAAGAATACTTTTGGTAGTACTTCTCTGTGTTTTGACAGCAGGCAACGATTAGCCTCATCAGCTACAGGGTATTTCAAAGCAAGAAGCTTATATTTTCCAGCCACAACTCAGAATAAGACTGGGTTTATATCACCAAGCCACCAACAGAGCCCAAAGAGAACTCCTTTATCATCTATCATATGGAATAGATCAGATTCTTCTAGAGAAAGGCAGAACTGGGAAGAGTTCCTGGAGGCACCGTCACCAATGGAGATTGACCCTGCTGACCAGTATATGTATCCCAGGTGCTTCCAGGCGaataggagatgtgagttttaCCATTCACAGAGTGTTTACCAAAGTTTTGGTTTAAATGCTCCTGTAGATAATGCAATGAGTCCTGACCCACTTGAGAACTCAGAAAATATGCCATTCTACCATGAAGATAACCTATTTACTAGGTCTTTCTTTAGCAATACCTTTGGACGGAGCAGGGGACAGAGATTTGAACAAAATCCTTTCTGGGGCCAACAGAAAGAACACTCTGACTTTCATCAAAGCAGGAAACCATTTACTTCTTCTGACAGAGACTTTGAAATGATCTCCGCTGAAGTAAACAGTGCACTAGCTGTTCATGGCCATAGTGTTCCTTCTCAACACTGGGGGTCATTTTCTTCTAGTTATAGAACAAATATTTCCAGAAACCAACAGATACCAGATTCCTGGCAGTTTGATTCTCAGACATCCGCACTGGAGAGCATGGAAGTGTCACAAGGTAATGGGAACCAGTCTACTCATTTCAGCCCAGAAAATGTTTGTTCCATGACTGATGCAAGCTATCACATGAAATCTGGTGGGTTAGAATGTTCTCCTATGGAAGTACATGTAAACAAAGAACCTTACTCATTTGGAGTTGCTCAAACTCGAGCGTCCCCATTCAAAAGTACCTTCCTGCACATTCCTGATGACAGAGGGAATCCTCAGAGCCCTAACTTTCAGATTCCCACAGTCACTTTGCAGAAGATTAAGCCGGCCTCTCTTCCAAACAGAAACTATACAGAAGTCACTGTGACCAACAATGTCTCAGTTGATTCTCCACCTCTGACTGAAAGCCAAGCCAATATCTTGGTCACAGGAGTAAATAATGAGAAAGACTTGAAGGCATCTGTtttggaaaaagacaaaaaaataaacaagatagaCCAGACAAACATGGCAGGTGAAATACCCCAACTTGTTTCACAGACAGTAATTTCTAACCCTTTACCTGATGTTCAGAATTCCCTTTCCCAGGACTCAGACAAGAAcaacagatttgtttttaatgcatCTACCACAATAAGTTCAAAAATGTTGCCTGGAGTCATTTCCAGGAGAGATACCTCCAAAATTCATAAAGCCAATGAACTAAAAAATGGTAAGAATTATACTGGGAACAGAAAACTTGACTCAACAACTTCCCTTCCTTTCATTCAGGAAAGCAGAACAACATCACTTTTTCTCAGCCCACGTCAAGTTTGTCACCAGGAATTAACAGTAAGTAATGAAGATAGTTCAAGCATTATTAAAAAGAACCACGGGAGTTCTGAACATACTGATAATCAATACTCACAGTCTCCAGAAAAGCCTGCTTGTTTAGATACCAGGGGAGAACAAAGTATCACGACTTGTTCTAGCAGCTGTAGCAAGTCAGATGCTGATCACAACCTGCCTCGTAATTCTTTAGATCTGTCTTCAGGGGCACTACCAGATTCCTCACCATCAAATGATTCTTGCCTTGATGCTCCAGTAATTCCTTCTACCACAGTGTTCTGGAAGTGTCCTTCAAACAAAGACCCATCTctgggagaaagagaagacatTGATTACAAGAACCAAAATAGTCAATTTTCCCTAAGCTACTTAGAAAACCAAAAGAGTAATGATAATCACACACCTGTACGTAATGAAGAGGTTAATGTTGTCAAATGCCAGTCACACCCTCTTTTCAAGGGtcgaaagggaaaaggaaaaataagagaacGCATATCCTACATcgaaaaattaagcaaaacagAGAGTAGATCAGTGCCTACAACTGACAACAGCAGTCTCACTGAGGGAACTCAAAGCAATTCCAATTCTCCTGAGCTTCATACAATTTACTGTACTTTACCAAGAAAATCAGCTGTTTTTCTCATCGATAACAGGGAGCCTGAAAGTACGATAATGCCTTCTTTGTTCAGGAACGAGCCAGTTGCATTACAAATCAAAAATGATGTGGAAGATCCAGTAGGAAAGAACACATCAAAAAAATTCAGTCCTAGTTCTTGTGAATCAGAGAGCAAATGTTCCAAAGTAGTTTCAGACTCAGTCTCAGTAGCACTTGAAGCCACAGAAGGGATGACAAATATGACAAACGTTGGATCTACTTCTGTTAGAAAAGGGCCACTTCCAGTCCTCATCAAGAGGGCTGTGTCATGTCCTTCAGAAGTGCTTTATGCCTCAACTGGAAGAGATGAAAGAGATAAATGCTTGGTATCCAATACAGATGCTTCTCCTGTAACACTGAGGCCTTGGGAGAGACTCATTAACCCTCTGGGAAGTGACTCATCTGTTTGTGAGTGTTCTTTAAGCAAGAAACACCACCAGGAGGAATACTTACAAGAATATACtgaaaagaatgataaaatttCTGCCTCCAAAACAGGCATATTTTCCCATCCAAATGAATACCCTTTACCTTTTTCTTCAGATATGTCAGGACAAGAAAGTGGGAAAACTTTACATAAATTTAAGACTACAagtatgttttctgtttctggtgATGAAGATAATGTGAAATGTCTTGAGGTGGTTTCAATATATTATACCCTACCGAGGAAGCACAGCAAAAAATTCTGTGACCTTCTTCAAAAGTATACACAAAACATCGATTCACTTACAGAATCAATTAAAGCGGGGACTAAAACATCTCCTAATGCTTTAGAAAAAGACCAACTGAATTGTCCTGCGCAAGACCAGTCAGGAACACCTTTGTCTAAAGATACCTCTGCTCAGGAGACCAGCCATCCTTCTCATATCACTGAAAATATGACTGTTTTACAATTACCAAGTGTTGAGTCCTCAGAATCTGCATTACAGGAAATGGCTTCTATTGAAACAGATGTTTCTCTTCATAAACGAGAACCTAAAACTGGAGAAATTTCCCCATACAACTTAGCTACAACACCTCCATCTAATTCacaaagcaggaaaaagaaagagaaaaaattgcaAAGTGAAACTGTGTTTACTTCACCaatgcttcaggaaaaaaaagttacaagAGAGAAATCTGAAAATTGTCCACAATCCATTAAATCAGATGACAGTGGTTTTTCTAACCTCCCAGCCCATTCAGAAGAGAATGTTGAAAACTCCCACATCATAAGAAGTTCTGGGGAGCATACAGGTAGTGATACAGCCATTACAACTACTGGAAGTCTTCAAAAAGATATCTCAGGTGTAGTTACAGAGGAGAGCTCCAATGGATTGCAGCCTAGGGAAGTCAGAGGGGAAATTAGAACAGATTTCCCAAAAGACTCTGAGAAAACACTTTCTGACTCAGAAAGCCAAGTCTTTGCTCTTACTCCAGCCTTGAGTAAACTACAGCTTGATGAGGAGACTTGTTCAAGTGAACCAGATTTAGACAGTTCACAGTCTGAACCCAGGGAGCTACCTGAAAGAAGACAGGAGGTAAATATGACAGAGAGCAAGGCTAAAGATGAAATGCAGAAGTTGGCATGGAATCAAGGTTCACTTCCTGAAGGaggtaataaaagtaaaaaaggcTTGGCTGACCTAGAAAAAGGGAAAAGCAGATCTTCAGTTAAACACAGATTGGCAGCTATGTCCAAAGGCAGCAGAAAATTTCCAGCTAAAGATTTATACCCTAGAAGACATGTAGCTACTATCTTTCCCCAAAGTAGGAACAGTTCTGGCTTTAGCAGTTTGTCCCTTGACACAACAGAGTGCAACTCACCGTCCCTTGAGCCTACTTTAAAGTCCACAGAAACCACAGATGAATGCAGGTTAAGTAATGATGGAATAAATGTGGAGACATCCGAGAACCCTCTCCAGCTTACTGCAGTATCCAATAGAGAAGCTTCTACACCCTTAAGTAATCAGAAGTCCAACAACATTTCACAACTGCATCAAAACGAGTTTAAAAATATCTCAGAATCACAACCAAAGTGTGAGAATTCTGAGGATGTAACAGTAGCTCAGATTTTGGAAAGAGAATCAGGAGCCCTGGCCCAATCCACGTTGATCAGCCCCAGGGAAGCAGACGTCCCTGACCATCAGAGGAGGTCGAAACCCCCTTTTCAACTGGAGCCTGTAGAGAAATCTACGGTTTGCATCCCATTGACCAGTTGTCAGCAAGGACAAAGCAGTGCTTCATCTCTGGAGTGTGAACGTCAGCTACACCCCTATCGTTCAGAGAGCTTAAAAAGTGTCAACGTACATGGTGATATACTACGAATAAGTCATCCTCCAAAAGTCAGAGAGCGCCATTTCTCTGAAAGCACTTCTATTGATGATGTCCTGAGTCGACTGACCCTTAGGAATGAATTCTGTAACAACAGCGGGTACAGTCGAAGATTTAAATCTTTTTCTGAACTTCCCTCCtgtggtgaaaatgaaagttgggCTTTGAACAACAGCAGGACAAAAATGGGTCCTAGGTCTGCAACATCTATATCCAGGCCTATTGACTATGGGATTTTTGGGAAAGAACAACAGCTGGCTTTCTTGGAGAATGTAAAGAGGTCACTCACACAAGGGAGATTATGGAAACCAAGTTTTCTTAAGAACCCTGgcttcctgaaagatgatgtaaTTAACCCTGCTAACCCGACAGAGTCATTGACTTCAAATTCTCCTAGTAACCAGAGGCCAGAGGATGGCTTATCTCTAAGTGCGCCACTTAATATCTATGAAGAGGATCCAGTAGACTCAGACTGTGACACAGACACGACCACGGATGACGAATACTACTTGGATGAAAATGACAAAGAATCAGAACTGTGA